Within the Streptomyces sp. NBC_00554 genome, the region GACGCCGGTCCGTCTCGATCTTGGTCTCACCGGGACCACGGGTGGCGAGGCCGCCGCCCGAGCCGCCGCCCATCTGACGGGACAGCGACTGACCCCAGCCTCGCAGCCTCGGCAGCATGTACTGCATCTGCGCGAGCGCGACCTGCGCCTTGCCCTCTCGGGACTTGGCGTGCTGGGCGAAGATGTCGAGGATCAGGGCCGTACGGTCGATGACCTTGACCTTGACGACGTCTTCGAGGTGGATCAGCTGGCCGGGGCTCAGCTCACCGTCGCAGATCACGGTGTCGGCGCCGGTCTCCAGGACGATGTCCCGCAGCTCATTGGCCTTGCCGGATCCGATGTACGTGGCCGCGTCGGGCTTGTCGCGGCGCTGGGTCACGCCGTCGAGCACGAGCGCACCCGCGGTCTCCGCGAGGGCGGCCAGCTCGGCGAGCGAGTTGTCAGCGTCCTGCACGGTTCCCGAGGTCCAGACGCCGACGAGGACGACCCGCTCCAGGCGGAGCTGTCGGTACTCGACCTCGGTGACGTCCTCGAGCTCGGTGGAGAGGCCCGCGACGCGGCGCAGGGCCGCGCGCTCGGAGCGTTCGAGCTGGTCGCCGTCCCGCTCTCCGTCGATCTCGTGGCTCCAGGCGACGTCCTCTTCCATCAGGGCATCGGCCCGAAGACCTTCGGGGTGGTTCTGCGCGAGGCTCTGCGCGTCCTGGGAAGGGGAAGAAGAGGAGGTCATTGGATCCTTACGTCTATGGGGACACCGATTCGACGACGGACACCGTCCGTCACAGGGAAGAACGTCCCAGGCCACCAGGAGATTCCCTGATTGCGCCGGGTCAACCCCGCGGGGGCCGTGTCACCGGCCCCGAGGAGAGCCGGGCCACTGTCCCGAATGGGGCCGTGTCACGTTCCCGGAGGGGGCCGTGTCACTGCCCCGGAGGGGCCGTGCCGCCGACCTGAAAGATGTTCGCACGGCACGTCCCGTCTCGTCACGCGAGTTATCCGGCGCTCCGCGCCGCCTGCGGAGCGTCACTCTTCCAGTCCGGGTGACCCGGCATCGGCGGAGTCTTCTCGCCATACAGCCAGGCCTTGAAGAACCCGCTCAGATCACGGCCCGCGATACCGGACGCCAGGTCCTCGAAGTCCGCCGTCGACGCGACCCCGTCGTGGTGGACGCTCACCCAGACCCGTTCCAGCTGCTCGAAGGCCGGACGCCCGATCTCCTCACGCAGCGCGTACAGCACCAGCGCGGCCCCGTCGTAGACGTTCGGCCGGAAGATGCTGATCTTCTGCCCCGGCTTGGGCCCCTTCGGTGCCGCGGGCGGTCCCCCGGCGGCCCGCCAGGAGTCGGACGCCCGATAGGCGGCCTTCATGCGCGTCGCCATGGGCCTGTCGGCCTTCTCCTCGGCGTACAGCGCCTCGTACCAGGTGGCGTGCCCCTCGTTCAGCCACAGGTCGGACCAGGTGCTCGGGCTGACACTGTCGCCGAACCACTGGTGCGACAGCTCGTGCACCATGATCGACTCTACGTACCACTTCGGGTACGCGGGCTCGGTGAAGAGCTCCTTCTCGAAGAGGGAGAGTGTCTGTGTCTCCAGTTCGAAGCCGGTCCGCGCGTCGGCCATCAGCAGCCCGTACGTCTCGAAGGGGTACCGGCCGACCTTCTCCTCCATCCAGGCGATCTGGTCGGGGGTCTTCTTCAGCCACGGTTCCAGCAGGGCGCGGTCCTTGGTGGGCACGACATCGCGTACCGGCAGGTCGTGCGGCCCGGTGCGGTGCAGCACGGTGGAGCGGCCGATGGACACCTGGGCCAGCTCGGTCGCCATGGGGTGCTCGGTGCGGTACGTCCAGGTGGTCGCCTTGCCGGCCCGGTCCGCTCCGGCGGGCAGACCGTTCGCCACGGCCGTGTACCCGTCGGGCGCGGTGACATGGATGGTGAACATCGCCTTGTCGGAGGGGTGGTCGTTGCACGGGAAGACCAGGTGCGCGGCGTCGGCCTGGTTGGCCATCGCGAGCCCGTCCTTGGTCTGCACCCAGCCGCCGTCCTGGTTCGCGGCGGGGACCGGGTCGCTGGTGTGGTGCACGGTGATCCGCATCCAGCCGCCCTCGGGCACCGGCTCCGCGGGCGTCACCACCAGGTCTTCCCCGGCGCTCTTGAAGGACGCGGGCGCCCCGTTGACGTCGACCGACCCCACTTTTCCGTGCGCGAAGTCGAGATTGACCTGATCGAGCCGGGCGGACGTCACGGCGTCGATCGTGGTGACGGCCGCGAGCGGCTTGCTGTTGGTGCCGGGGTAGGTGAAGGCGAGGTCGTACGACGCGACGTCGTACCCGGGGTTGCCCAGGTGCGGGAAGAGCCGGTCGCCGACGCCGAGCGGCGTGGCCGGCGAGGGCGCGCTCGCGGCGATGAGACAGACGGAGACGGCCGAGGCGAGCAGGGCCGCCTTGACTCGACGGGTCCTGGGGAGGGCTGTCCTGGGGACGGGGATCCTGGGGCGGGGGGTGAGCGGCATGGACCACGGCTACCAGCGCGCACCCGCCGTACGGTGACGACGCGCGCCGGGTCCACCCGAAAGGGTCCTCCTACTGCGCGGCCGCCGCCTGGTGCCGCGCCCGGCTCACGTCGTACACGCCCGGCACGTTGCGCATCGCCCGCATCAGGCCGGGAAGGTGTGCCGCGTCCGGGAGTTGGAGCGTGTACGTGTGCCGTACGCGCTGCTCGCTGGGAGGTTCGACGGTCGCCGAGACGATGGCGACGCCCTCCGTGGCGATCGCTTCGGTGAGATCGGCGAGCAGATGCGGGCGCCCGAAGGACTCGGCCACCAGCGTGACCCGGCACTCGGTGGTGTCACCCCAGCTCACACCGACCTCCGCGCGCCCCACGCCCTTCATGCTCTCGACCGCGGCGCATTCGACCCGGTGGACGGTGACCACTCCCCCGCGTACGGAGAAGCCGGTCACCTCGTCGGGCGGCACGGGCGTACAGCAGCCCGCGAGCCGTACGGACGCACCGGACTGTTCGACGACGGCGTTCGCGGCGCCGGGGCGGGCGGTGGGTCCTTCTGCGGTCGGCCGGGGAGTCGCGGCGGGAGCCTCGGGTGCCTCGGAGTCACTGGGCGAAGGGTGCGCGGCCAGCCAGCGCTGGATGGCGATCCGCGCGGCGGGCGTGTGCGCGTGCTCCAGCCACTCCCTGGAGGGCTCTGAGGCCGGGTCCTGGCCCATGAGGAGCTGAACGGTGTCCCCGTCCCGCAGAACCGTACTCAGCGTCGCCAGGCGGCCGTTGACGCGGGCGCCCATGCAGGCGTGCGCGTCGTCGCCGTACTGCGCGTACGCGGCGTCGACACAACTGGCGCCCTCGGGAAGGCCCAACGAGCCGCCGTCGGCGCGGAAGACGGTGATCTCGCGGTCCTGGGCGAGGTCTTCGCGCAACGTGGACCAGAACGTGTCGGGGTCCGCGGCGCCCTCCTGCCAGTCGAGGAGCCGGGAGAGCCAGCCGGGGCGGGTCGGGTCGGCACGCTCACCGTCAACAGCACGCTCCGCCTGCTCCTGCGAGGACTGCTCCTCCGAAGGAGGAGCGTACGGATTGCCGAGCGCGATGACCCCGGCCTCGGCGACCTTGTGCATCTGGTGGGTGCGGATGAGGACTTCGGCGATCTCGCCGTCCCCCCGCGCGACGGCCGTGTGCAGCGACTGGTAGAGGTTGAACTTGGGTACGGCGATGAAGTCCTTGAACTCCGAGACCACCGGCGTGAGACAGGTGTGCAGTTCGCCGAGGACTCCGTAGCAGTCGGCGTCCTCGTTCACGAGGACCAGGAGCCGTCCGAAGTCGGCGCCGCGCATGGGTCCGCGTTTGCGCGACACGCGGTGCACGGAGACGAAGTGCCTTGGGCGGATGAGGACTTCGGCCTGCAGGCCTGCCTCACGCAGCACCGCGCGCACGTCTTCGGCGATCTCCGCGAGCGGATCTCCGTCGCGCGCGGTGTTCTCGACGATCAACTCCCTGGTGTGCTGGTACTCCTCGGGGTGCAGGATCGCGAAGACGAGGTCCTCGAGCTCGGTCTTCAGCGCCTGGACGCCGAGCCGTTCGGCGAGCGGGATCAGAACGTCCCTGGTCACCTTGGCGATTCGCGCCTGCTTCTCGGGGCGCATGACACCCAGGGTCCGCATGTTGTGCAGCCGGTCGGCGAGTTTGATCGACATCACCCGGACGTCGTTGCCGGTGGCGACGAGCATCTTGCGGAACGTCTCGGGCTCCGCCGCGGCCCCGTAGTCGACCTTTTCCAGCTTGGTGACACCGTCGACCAGATAACAGACCTCGTCGCCGAACTCCTCGCGCACCTGATCGAGGGTCACTTCCGTGTCCTCGACGGTGTCGTGGAGCAGGGAGGCGGTCAACGTCGTGGTCTCCGCGCCGAGTTCGGCAAGGATCAGGGTCACCGCGAGCGGGTGCGTGATGTACGGCTCGCCGCTCTTGCGCATCTGACCGCGGTGCGAGGACTCGGCGAGCACCCAGGCCCGGCGCAGCGGCTCCAGGTCGGCGCTGGGGTGGTGGGCGCGGTGAGCCTCGGCCACGTGGCCGATCGCGTCGGGCAGCCGGTCGCGGGCCACGGGGCCGAGCAGCGCTGCCCGGCCCAGACGCCGCAGATCGATCCGCGGAAGGCCCTTCCTGCGATGCGCTGGGGACCCCCCCTGCTCAATCGGTACCGAGAGCTTGGGGGAAGGCATTACAGGGCCTGGCGTCGCGGGATTCGTCGCCTCCGCACTCATGGGCACCTCCGGCTGCGTAGACCGGCGGACGGGTGCCCCATGGCGTACACGGCTCAGGGGATGGTGTCGATCCCCCGTCCGGGCCGGTGCTTGATGCTACCGAGCCCACCACGTGCGGCTGACCGCCTCTCGCCGAGCGTGAAACGGATCACCCATTCGAGCGAAGGTTCAGGGGTTTACGGTTTCGAACCATTCGGCGAGAAGCTCACCTTCGGCCACGATCACCGCGGGGCCCGTCATCTCGATCTCGCCGTCCGGACGCTCGGTGATCACCAGGCGTCCGCCGGGCACATCCACGGTGTACGTCGCGGGAGCGCGGGTCACGGCCGGGTCCGCGCCGTCCCTGCGGGCCGCGGCGACGGCCACGGCACACGCGCCCGTGCCGCACGAGCGGGTCTCCCCGGCGCCGCGCTCGTGGACACGCACCGCGACATGCTGCGGGCCCCGGTCGACCACGAACTCGACGTTGACCCCGTCCGGGTACGCCGACTCCGGGCTGAACGGCGGCGGCGCGTACAGATCACCGGCGTGCGCGAGGTCGTCCACGAAGGCGACCGCGTGCGGGTTGCCCATGTTCACGTTGCGCGCGGGCCAGCTGCGCCCGCCGACGCTCACGGTGACGTCGCCTTCGGGGAGGAGCGCCTTGCCCATGCCGACGGTCACGTCTCCGTCCTTGGCAAGGTGCACCGACTTCACGCCCCCGCGCGTGGCGATCGCGAAGTCACCTTCGGCCACATGTCCGGCCCGCTGGAGGTAGCGCGCGAACACACGCACTCCGTTGCCGCACATCTCCGCGACCGAACCGTCGCCATTGCGGTAGTCCATGAACCACTCCGCCTCGGCCGCCATCTCCTCGGCCTCGGGGTGCGCTGCGGACCGTACGACATGCAGCAGACCGTCTCCGCCGATGCCCGCGCGGCGGTCGCACAGGGCGGCGACGGCGGCCGGGGGCAGGTCGATGGCGTTCTCCGGGTCCGGGATGATCACAAAGTCGTTCTCGGTCCCGTGCCCCTTGAGGAAGGCGATCCGCGTGCTCATTCCTCGATCGTACGTGTTCGGTCCGACACTCCGGCGCGCACGGGCCCCGGCACAGCCGAGGCGGCACATCACAGAGGTGAGGCCGGGCAACGCACGCCCCAGGTACGTCAGCGCAGCCGGGCCACGCGCCACACGGCGAGCACCGCCACCGCCGCGACGATCACGACGTACGCGATCACCACACGCCAGTCCGGGCGGCGGCCCGAACCGCGCTGTGGGAAGCCGGGCCAGGTGTAGCCGACCCGGCGGGCGGCCATCATGCCCCAGCCCGCCGCGCACGAGCAGATCAGCAGTCCGAGCATGGCGACCACGGCACCGCCGTCGCCGAACTCGAAGGCCAGCGGGAAGGCGAACATCAGGGAGCCGATCGCGGCCAGGGCCACGATGGGCGCGAGCTGCCAGATGCGCAGCCGGCGCTGGGGACGCAGCTCGACCTCGACCTCGGGCTCCGGGGACATCTCGCCGGGCCCGGGCCCGTCGGCGATCACACCGTCCGGGGTGTCCTCGGGTCCGTCGGAACTCAGCGGTTCTCCATCCGGATCGATCTCCAGACGATCTCCGTCCGGATCGATGCCGTGCTCAGTGTCTCGTGCAGTGTCACGAGGGCCGGCCTCCATCGCCACGCGCCCTCCCAACTCGGCATTCACTGGTCGATCGAAGCTCGATGATGGCACGGCGCCGGAGGCCGGGATGACGGCCGGAGCGTCCCGATGCCATGACGTGATCAGGCTGTGACCGGTCGTTCGACCAACGCCAGCGCGAGCTGCGGGAGTTCTGTGAGATCCGCCGCGGCCCCACTGAGCCAATGCACCCGTGGGTCGCGGCGGAACCATGAATCCTGACGGCGCGCGAAGCGCTTGGTCGCGCGTACGGTCTCGGCGCGCGCCTCTTCTTCATCGCACTCCCCAGCAAGCGCCGCGAGCACCTGCTGGTAC harbors:
- a CDS encoding M1 family metallopeptidase; this encodes MPLTPRPRIPVPRTALPRTRRVKAALLASAVSVCLIAASAPSPATPLGVGDRLFPHLGNPGYDVASYDLAFTYPGTNSKPLAAVTTIDAVTSARLDQVNLDFAHGKVGSVDVNGAPASFKSAGEDLVVTPAEPVPEGGWMRITVHHTSDPVPAANQDGGWVQTKDGLAMANQADAAHLVFPCNDHPSDKAMFTIHVTAPDGYTAVANGLPAGADRAGKATTWTYRTEHPMATELAQVSIGRSTVLHRTGPHDLPVRDVVPTKDRALLEPWLKKTPDQIAWMEEKVGRYPFETYGLLMADARTGFELETQTLSLFEKELFTEPAYPKWYVESIMVHELSHQWFGDSVSPSTWSDLWLNEGHATWYEALYAEEKADRPMATRMKAAYRASDSWRAAGGPPAAPKGPKPGQKISIFRPNVYDGAALVLYALREEIGRPAFEQLERVWVSVHHDGVASTADFEDLASGIAGRDLSGFFKAWLYGEKTPPMPGHPDWKSDAPQAARSAG
- a CDS encoding bifunctional (p)ppGpp synthetase/guanosine-3',5'-bis(diphosphate) 3'-pyrophosphohydrolase — encoded protein: MSAEATNPATPGPVMPSPKLSVPIEQGGSPAHRRKGLPRIDLRRLGRAALLGPVARDRLPDAIGHVAEAHRAHHPSADLEPLRRAWVLAESSHRGQMRKSGEPYITHPLAVTLILAELGAETTTLTASLLHDTVEDTEVTLDQVREEFGDEVCYLVDGVTKLEKVDYGAAAEPETFRKMLVATGNDVRVMSIKLADRLHNMRTLGVMRPEKQARIAKVTRDVLIPLAERLGVQALKTELEDLVFAILHPEEYQHTRELIVENTARDGDPLAEIAEDVRAVLREAGLQAEVLIRPRHFVSVHRVSRKRGPMRGADFGRLLVLVNEDADCYGVLGELHTCLTPVVSEFKDFIAVPKFNLYQSLHTAVARGDGEIAEVLIRTHQMHKVAEAGVIALGNPYAPPSEEQSSQEQAERAVDGERADPTRPGWLSRLLDWQEGAADPDTFWSTLREDLAQDREITVFRADGGSLGLPEGASCVDAAYAQYGDDAHACMGARVNGRLATLSTVLRDGDTVQLLMGQDPASEPSREWLEHAHTPAARIAIQRWLAAHPSPSDSEAPEAPAATPRPTAEGPTARPGAANAVVEQSGASVRLAGCCTPVPPDEVTGFSVRGGVVTVHRVECAAVESMKGVGRAEVGVSWGDTTECRVTLVAESFGRPHLLADLTEAIATEGVAIVSATVEPPSEQRVRHTYTLQLPDAAHLPGLMRAMRNVPGVYDVSRARHQAAAAQ
- the dapF gene encoding diaminopimelate epimerase, encoding MSTRIAFLKGHGTENDFVIIPDPENAIDLPPAAVAALCDRRAGIGGDGLLHVVRSAAHPEAEEMAAEAEWFMDYRNGDGSVAEMCGNGVRVFARYLQRAGHVAEGDFAIATRGGVKSVHLAKDGDVTVGMGKALLPEGDVTVSVGGRSWPARNVNMGNPHAVAFVDDLAHAGDLYAPPPFSPESAYPDGVNVEFVVDRGPQHVAVRVHERGAGETRSCGTGACAVAVAAARRDGADPAVTRAPATYTVDVPGGRLVITERPDGEIEMTGPAVIVAEGELLAEWFETVNP